The following proteins are encoded in a genomic region of Mahella australiensis 50-1 BON:
- a CDS encoding ABC transporter substrate-binding protein — MRRIIVVLLIGLMLISLVGCGGTSSTGESNKSSGANNASNNSKQPTSGEKVKVVIWGLNPLAIGSGNKEMIDGFHKSHPNIQLDPQTTPGTGGYATQDVTKLLAAIAGGTPPDITTLDRFTAAQFAARNALSPLDEYIETSGLDLSQFYEYAVSEITFDNKIWAMPNGIDDRLFYWNKDMFKKAGLDPETPPDTWDELLDYSKKLTVTDAKGNFKQIGFIPNYGNSWLYLYGFQNGAKFLSDDGRTALLNAPEVVEALEFMVKGYDILGGAKKVNAYSSTFQAEAGDPFITGQVAMKIDGNWVLNNIARFGPDTNFGTALPPTPTGENKITWSGGWSWAMPKGAKHPEEAFEVMKYMVTDGAKIQEDGIRAYNEKQGRPYVPGLWAYKPINEQLVNENVNKLNEVNSNLGSAFKLAVDAMAVSKARPVSPVGEVLWTEHSRAIDKAIYHEMTPKEALDAGNKVVQAELDKFWAEYDASHK; from the coding sequence ATGAGAAGAATTATAGTTGTATTATTGATTGGATTGATGTTAATATCTTTGGTAGGCTGTGGGGGTACTTCATCTACAGGTGAAAGCAATAAATCGTCTGGAGCTAATAATGCTAGTAACAATTCCAAGCAACCCACCAGCGGCGAGAAGGTAAAAGTTGTCATATGGGGCCTTAATCCTTTGGCCATAGGCAGTGGTAATAAAGAGATGATAGATGGTTTTCATAAAAGCCATCCAAACATTCAATTAGATCCTCAAACTACGCCGGGTACCGGCGGTTATGCCACGCAGGATGTGACAAAATTATTAGCTGCTATAGCCGGTGGCACGCCTCCGGACATAACAACATTAGACAGATTTACTGCAGCCCAATTTGCTGCTCGTAATGCCCTGTCTCCTTTAGATGAGTATATAGAAACGAGCGGCTTAGATCTTAGCCAATTTTATGAATATGCTGTGTCAGAGATTACGTTTGATAATAAGATATGGGCAATGCCTAATGGTATAGATGACAGATTGTTTTACTGGAATAAAGACATGTTTAAAAAAGCTGGTTTAGATCCCGAAACCCCTCCGGATACATGGGATGAACTATTGGATTACAGCAAAAAGTTAACAGTAACCGATGCCAAGGGCAATTTCAAACAGATTGGTTTTATACCCAATTACGGTAATAGCTGGTTATATCTGTACGGCTTCCAAAACGGTGCTAAATTCCTGAGTGACGACGGCAGGACGGCGCTTTTGAATGCCCCAGAGGTGGTTGAAGCATTGGAGTTTATGGTGAAAGGCTATGATATACTGGGTGGCGCCAAAAAAGTTAACGCATACTCATCGACTTTCCAAGCTGAGGCAGGAGACCCTTTTATAACTGGTCAAGTAGCTATGAAGATAGACGGTAATTGGGTACTAAATAATATAGCCAGATTCGGGCCGGATACGAATTTCGGTACTGCATTACCACCTACACCGACCGGTGAGAATAAGATAACGTGGAGCGGTGGCTGGTCATGGGCTATGCCTAAGGGTGCTAAGCATCCGGAAGAAGCGTTTGAGGTTATGAAATATATGGTGACAGATGGCGCTAAGATTCAAGAGGATGGGATAAGGGCTTATAACGAAAAACAAGGCCGGCCATATGTACCTGGTTTATGGGCTTATAAACCCATCAATGAGCAATTGGTCAATGAGAATGTAAACAAATTAAATGAAGTTAACAGCAACTTAGGAAGTGCCTTTAAACTGGCCGTGGATGCTATGGCCGTCTCCAAAGCTAGGCCGGTATCTCCGGTGGGTGAGGTATTATGGACCGAGCATTCCAGAGCCATAGATAAAGCCATATATCACGAAATGACGCCTAAGGAGGCACTGGATGCCGGTAATAAGGTAGTTCAGGCTGAGCTCGATAAATTCTGGGCCGAATACGACGCAAGTCATAAGTGA
- a CDS encoding carbohydrate ABC transporter permease yields the protein MIKRKKMNSMERSEAITGYLFASPWIIGLALFTIYPIIAAIMYSFMDYNILQEPSWLGVKNYVNMVHDKLFWKSLGNTFYYVIFSVPLSMIIGLAIALLLNMDIKGMAIYRTLYYMPSIVPLVAGSILWSWIFNPNFGILTNLVESLGLESPAWLADPAWAKPSLILMSLWGAGGGMIIYLAGLKNIPDVYYEAADLDGAGSWTKFVHITLPMLSPTLFFQLIMGVIGSFQVFTQAFIMTNGGPNDATLFYVLYLYQNAFQFWKMGYASALAWVLFAIIMFFTWLNFKLSNYWVFYEQA from the coding sequence ATGATAAAAAGGAAGAAAATGAATAGCATGGAAAGATCCGAAGCAATAACAGGTTATCTGTTTGCTTCCCCATGGATTATAGGCTTGGCATTATTTACTATATATCCTATCATAGCGGCTATAATGTATAGCTTTATGGACTATAACATACTTCAGGAGCCTTCATGGCTAGGTGTTAAAAACTATGTCAATATGGTCCACGACAAGCTGTTTTGGAAGTCGTTGGGCAATACTTTTTATTATGTTATCTTCAGTGTGCCGTTATCTATGATCATAGGTCTGGCTATTGCTTTATTGTTAAACATGGACATAAAAGGCATGGCGATATACAGAACACTGTACTACATGCCTTCCATCGTTCCATTGGTAGCAGGATCTATTCTGTGGTCGTGGATATTCAACCCTAATTTCGGTATACTGACCAATTTGGTAGAATCTTTGGGGTTAGAGTCACCGGCGTGGTTGGCGGATCCCGCATGGGCCAAACCATCATTGATACTGATGTCATTATGGGGCGCCGGCGGTGGTATGATCATATATCTGGCTGGGCTAAAGAATATACCCGACGTTTATTACGAAGCCGCAGATTTAGATGGAGCCGGTAGCTGGACTAAATTTGTTCATATAACGCTTCCTATGTTGAGCCCGACGTTATTTTTCCAATTGATAATGGGTGTAATTGGGAGCTTTCAGGTATTCACACAGGCTTTCATAATGACCAACGGCGGACCAAACGACGCTACTTTGTTCTATGTACTCTATCTTTATCAGAATGCATTCCAGTTCTGGAAGATGGGCTATGCCTCAGCATTGGCGTGGGTACTATTTGCTATAATAATGTTCTTTACCTGGTTAAACTTTAAGCTTTCAAATTACTGGGTATTCTATGAGCAGGCTTAG
- a CDS encoding carbohydrate ABC transporter permease, with protein MADTDMKQHPGVAAMTGSGWRARRARKRFFSKLFAHLVLIAGAVIFTFPLVWLVSTSLKPDTQIFKVPPELIPRPIMWENYVDMWTYFPFLQFLKNTLVIVVLSMAGVLISAPLVAYAFAKLKWPGRDFLFFILLGTMMLPGQVTMIPLYILFTNWGWVDTFLPLWVPAWFGGGAFNIFLIRQFLMTIPHEMEESALLDGANHLTIYTRIMLPLIQPVLTTVAIFQFMGAWNDFMGPLIYINDQTKYTLSLGLRLFQQQTSASTTEFGMMMAATTVMVIPVIVFFFLGQRRFIEGVVLTGMKA; from the coding sequence ATGGCTGATACAGATATGAAACAACATCCAGGTGTGGCTGCAATGACAGGAAGCGGATGGAGAGCGCGTAGGGCGAGGAAAAGGTTCTTTTCCAAGTTATTTGCTCATTTGGTTTTAATAGCAGGAGCCGTAATATTTACCTTTCCATTAGTATGGCTTGTATCTACCTCGCTTAAACCAGATACGCAAATATTCAAGGTGCCTCCGGAGCTGATACCGAGGCCTATAATGTGGGAAAACTATGTGGATATGTGGACATATTTCCCGTTTCTGCAATTCCTGAAAAATACGCTTGTAATAGTTGTATTGAGTATGGCAGGCGTGCTTATATCCGCTCCTCTGGTGGCATATGCATTTGCTAAACTCAAATGGCCTGGAAGGGACTTTCTCTTCTTTATATTACTTGGTACAATGATGCTTCCAGGACAGGTTACTATGATACCGTTGTATATATTATTTACAAACTGGGGTTGGGTGGACACCTTTCTACCACTGTGGGTGCCGGCATGGTTTGGCGGCGGAGCGTTCAATATCTTTCTTATACGTCAATTTCTGATGACAATACCTCATGAGATGGAAGAAAGCGCATTGTTGGATGGAGCGAATCATTTGACCATTTATACGAGGATAATGCTCCCGCTCATACAGCCGGTATTGACGACAGTGGCTATATTCCAGTTCATGGGTGCATGGAACGACTTCATGGGCCCGTTGATCTATATAAACGATCAAACGAAATATACATTATCATTAGGCTTAAGATTATTCCAGCAACAGACCAGCGCATCTACGACCGAATTCGGTATGATGATGGCTGCTACAACAGTAATGGTTATACCGGTTATAGTGTTCTTCTTCTTAGGTCAGAGAAGGTTCATAGAAGGTGTGGTATTGACCGGCATGAAGGCGTAA